From Halotia branconii CENA392, the proteins below share one genomic window:
- a CDS encoding cyclic peptide export ABC transporter, translated as MNLIRLLLRTSTIYLIIAVLAGILSGAAAAGLIALINTTLNQNQRLGTTLFWSFVGLCLVRLIANFVSQVLLIHLSQKAVLDLRILLSHRILASPLRQLEKIGNHGLLAILTEDIQAISSTAFTIPFLCINIAIVVACLVYLSYLSKIIFMIGISFMFLGILSYSMPMKKAMSFLKFAREQEDKLFKHFRTVIQGTKELKLHRQRRKAFISEDLYSTVLTYRRHNVIGMSIFAATASWGQILFFISIGLLLFIIPMVYKIPSTTLAAYTLTTIYLISPLEYIMSMMPTLTKALIALNKVESLGLSLTDELDELGSDYSIDSNQDWKCLELENVTHTYYQEREESNFILGPINLKFHPGEIIFIVGGNGSGKSTLAKLFTGLYLPEAGKIYLDNKLISHKNIEWYRQQFSAVFSDFYLFERFLGLDQSDLDIQAQKYLVQLQLDHKVTVNNGVISTIELSQGQRKRLALITTYLEDRPIYLFDEWASDQDPIFKEIFYTQLLPELKNRGKTILVISHDDKYFYLADWIIKMDYGKVNAEY; from the coding sequence ATGAATCTGATTCGTCTTCTTCTCCGCACTTCTACAATTTACCTTATCATTGCTGTATTGGCTGGAATCCTTAGTGGTGCTGCTGCTGCTGGTTTAATTGCTCTAATTAATACCACATTGAATCAAAATCAACGATTAGGAACAACACTGTTTTGGAGCTTTGTAGGTCTTTGTCTAGTAAGGCTGATTGCTAATTTTGTTTCTCAAGTTTTATTAATTCATCTTTCACAAAAAGCCGTCTTAGATTTGCGAATACTTTTAAGCCATCGCATTCTTGCCTCTCCTTTACGTCAATTAGAAAAAATTGGTAATCATGGTCTTTTAGCTATTCTCACTGAAGATATTCAAGCAATTTCTAGCACAGCTTTTACTATTCCTTTTTTATGTATCAATATTGCTATTGTAGTAGCTTGCCTAGTTTATCTCAGTTATTTATCTAAGATCATTTTTATGATAGGTATTAGCTTTATGTTTTTAGGAATATTGAGCTATTCAATGCCAATGAAAAAAGCTATGTCTTTTCTTAAATTTGCTCGTGAACAAGAAGATAAATTATTTAAGCATTTCCGCACCGTAATTCAAGGTACAAAGGAACTTAAGCTTCATCGTCAACGACGCAAAGCATTTATTAGTGAAGATCTTTATAGCACGGTCTTAACATATCGTCGTCATAACGTTATAGGGATGAGTATCTTTGCTGCCACTGCTAGTTGGGGACAAATCTTATTTTTTATAAGTATTGGTTTACTTTTATTCATCATACCAATGGTCTACAAAATTCCTTCTACAACTTTAGCTGCTTATACTCTCACTACTATTTATTTAATTTCGCCTTTAGAATATATTATGAGTATGATGCCTACTTTAACTAAAGCTTTAATTGCTTTAAATAAAGTTGAATCTTTGGGACTTTCATTGACAGATGAATTAGATGAGTTAGGTTCTGATTACTCGATTGATTCAAATCAAGACTGGAAATGTTTAGAATTAGAGAATGTCACACATACTTATTACCAAGAACGGGAGGAAAGTAACTTCATACTTGGGCCTATTAACTTAAAGTTTCATCCAGGAGAAATTATTTTTATAGTAGGAGGCAATGGTAGTGGTAAGTCTACACTTGCTAAATTATTTACTGGGCTTTATCTACCTGAAGCAGGAAAAATATATTTAGATAATAAGCTTATTTCTCATAAAAATATAGAATGGTATCGTCAACAATTCTCGGCAGTATTTTCTGATTTTTATCTTTTCGAGCGTTTTTTGGGACTAGATCAGAGTGATTTAGATATTCAAGCTCAAAAATATCTTGTCCAATTGCAACTCGACCATAAAGTTACAGTTAATAATGGCGTTATTTCTACAATTGAACTTTCCCAGGGACAGCGTAAGCGTCTTGCCCTAATCACTACTTACTTAGAAGATCGACCCATTTATTTGTTTGATGAATGGGCATCAGATCAAGATCCTATATTTAAAGAAATTTTCTATACTCAACTGTTACCAGAGTTAAAAAATAGAGGTAAAACTATACTAGTTATAAGTCATGACGACAAATATTTTTATTTAGCAGATTGGATTATTAAGATGGATTATGGTAAGGTAAATGCTGAATATTGA
- a CDS encoding glycosyltransferase family 4 protein, translated as MNKQPLRIAIFTALYAPFLSGISIAVHQRVRWLLQQGHEVFLIHPQINDHYPKEVGDRPMLGLDELQSFPKFSAYAYPTKPLFYYKSAPEPLHHRHWSDTKLLQDFQPDVVVVEEATQMRGFYSFFWGGYGRPLGTEYAHKTGTPIVSLFHTDTVAYIQYFLGNSLSSLIRPIIPLIIKRFSEAYDINFFCSKEQLAKYKKMKVQRGVYLPYQGVDCQKFHPRNICHNPIPDDHRPTMLFVGRITPEKNVTQLLDIYPIIAAKIPDIHLVIVGSGSQDEEIRRRAKKFKSGVTVWGESHGTELLGWFARADIFVNPSVTENFCTTNNEALASGTPVVTTFAPSTSEQIFPSVNGFLAEPNNPTDFANKVITILANPDLKEEMSRQTRLSILEFDWSTCMEKLEEKLYQLVQASKPLEVLPISSLDSEKKPVVSNILW; from the coding sequence ATGAACAAGCAACCTCTTCGCATTGCTATTTTTACAGCATTGTATGCTCCGTTCTTGTCGGGAATTTCTATCGCAGTACACCAACGGGTTCGCTGGTTATTACAGCAAGGTCATGAAGTTTTTTTAATCCACCCTCAAATCAACGACCATTATCCCAAAGAAGTGGGCGATCGCCCCATGTTGGGACTAGATGAACTGCAATCTTTTCCTAAATTTTCTGCTTATGCATACCCAACAAAACCATTGTTTTACTATAAGTCTGCTCCTGAACCATTACATCATAGGCATTGGAGCGATACTAAGTTGCTACAAGACTTCCAGCCTGATGTTGTAGTAGTTGAAGAAGCAACACAAATGAGAGGTTTTTACTCCTTTTTTTGGGGAGGCTATGGCCGTCCTCTTGGAACCGAATACGCACATAAAACAGGCACACCAATAGTATCACTCTTCCATACTGATACCGTTGCTTATATCCAATATTTCTTAGGAAATTCATTGTCCAGTTTAATTCGTCCTATTATTCCCTTGATAATCAAACGGTTCAGTGAAGCTTATGACATAAATTTCTTTTGTTCTAAAGAACAGCTGGCTAAGTATAAAAAAATGAAAGTTCAACGTGGTGTCTATCTACCTTACCAAGGGGTAGATTGCCAAAAATTTCATCCTAGAAATATCTGCCACAATCCCATTCCCGACGATCACAGACCAACAATGCTATTTGTTGGACGAATTACTCCAGAAAAGAATGTCACTCAACTTTTGGATATATATCCTATTATTGCTGCTAAAATCCCTGACATTCATTTAGTAATAGTTGGTAGTGGTTCCCAAGATGAAGAAATTCGTCGACGTGCCAAAAAATTTAAATCTGGAGTTACTGTGTGGGGTGAGTCTCATGGAACAGAACTTTTGGGTTGGTTTGCTCGTGCAGATATATTTGTCAATCCTTCAGTCACCGAAAATTTTTGCACTACTAACAATGAAGCACTAGCTTCTGGAACTCCTGTAGTTACTACTTTTGCACCCTCCACATCGGAGCAGATATTTCCTAGTGTTAATGGCTTTTTAGCAGAACCTAATAACCCAACCGATTTTGCTAACAAGGTAATAACAATTCTGGCAAATCCTGACCTGAAAGAAGAAATGTCTCGACAGACTCGTCTCTCAATTTTAGAGTTTGATTGGTCGACATGTATGGAAAAGTTAGAGGAAAAACTTTATCAGCTTGTTCAAGCATCAAAACCTTTGGAAGTATTACCTATTTCATCATTAGATAGCGAAAAAAAGCCTGTAGTTTCAAACATTCTTTGGTGA
- a CDS encoding SDR family NAD(P)-dependent oxidoreductase, translating into MKTLRNKVAIVTGASSGIGRVTARFLARRGVRVILAARRAEELAILQREIELEKGVALAIPTDITDVNQIIQLEQEVIATYGRVDMLVNNAGVNCNTLVADTPLAEITHLVQVNLLGAMLATRVVLPGMLKRRQGSIISIASVGGSIAVEPLYSATKFGLRGFSLALRRQLQGTGITISVISPGFIRTPMNAYYKLPMPGPELIARTVVKLATHPCREIIVPFSYVVPIWIEQNIPWIIDRFTDGLGIKLPYFSKVTNETRTQLSCKSISHE; encoded by the coding sequence GTGAAAACACTTCGCAATAAAGTAGCGATCGTGACTGGTGCTAGTTCAGGAATTGGGCGGGTTACTGCTCGCTTTTTAGCTCGACGTGGAGTCCGAGTTATATTAGCAGCCCGTCGTGCAGAAGAACTTGCAATTCTCCAGCGTGAAATTGAATTGGAAAAAGGTGTTGCTCTGGCGATTCCTACGGATATTACTGATGTCAATCAAATTATACAACTAGAACAAGAGGTAATTGCGACTTACGGTCGTGTAGATATGCTAGTTAACAATGCTGGCGTTAACTGCAATACATTGGTAGCTGACACTCCGCTGGCAGAAATCACCCACTTAGTGCAGGTGAATCTACTTGGGGCAATGTTAGCAACGCGTGTGGTATTGCCGGGGATGCTTAAGCGTAGGCAAGGCAGTATTATCTCCATCGCTTCTGTGGGAGGCTCAATTGCCGTGGAACCACTTTACTCTGCTACCAAGTTTGGACTGCGTGGTTTTTCCCTAGCGTTGCGACGACAATTGCAAGGTACAGGTATCACTATTTCAGTAATATCACCTGGATTTATTCGGACTCCGATGAATGCATATTACAAATTACCTATGCCAGGGCCTGAGTTAATTGCCCGAACTGTAGTTAAACTTGCTACGCATCCGTGCCGAGAGATCATTGTTCCCTTTAGTTATGTTGTTCCCATTTGGATTGAGCAGAACATACCTTGGATTATTGATCGCTTCACTGATGGACTTGGTATTAAACTACCCTATTTTAGCAAGGTAACTAATGAAACCCGAACACAACTTTCTTGCAAATCAATCAGTCATGAGTAA
- a CDS encoding class I SAM-dependent methyltransferase, whose translation MSNSIPTLVETSEILPLTWERLVPNQTANDSASQKFLDLHFGRYKTAANYVGGKKVLDIACGSGYGSRILRLAGATSVVGVDVSLQTIEYAKKNYQENDLEFICADAEQFNWPERFDLITSFETIEHLYHPEKFLERIHHLLIPDGVFLLSVPLGETRHMDPYHLHAFNQEEVFTLLKKTGFSVDWHRLDECFLTRSELLRWGQLYPESNPSINELLFSRRGWRIISDFVFRGGFDIPQLLVSARSIK comes from the coding sequence ATGAGTAACTCTATTCCTACTTTAGTCGAAACCTCAGAGATTCTTCCTTTAACCTGGGAGCGTCTTGTTCCCAATCAGACAGCAAATGATTCGGCAAGTCAAAAATTTCTTGATTTACATTTTGGGCGTTACAAAACTGCTGCAAACTATGTTGGCGGTAAAAAAGTTCTAGACATCGCCTGTGGTAGTGGATACGGTAGTCGAATACTTCGGCTTGCAGGAGCAACCTCTGTAGTTGGGGTAGATGTGTCTTTACAGACAATAGAATATGCCAAGAAAAATTATCAAGAAAACGATCTAGAGTTTATTTGTGCTGATGCAGAGCAGTTTAATTGGCCAGAACGTTTTGATCTTATAACATCGTTTGAAACTATAGAACACCTCTATCATCCTGAGAAGTTTCTTGAACGCATTCATCATCTTCTGATTCCTGATGGAGTATTTCTGCTCTCTGTACCATTAGGAGAGACACGTCACATGGATCCGTATCACCTTCATGCGTTTAATCAAGAGGAGGTATTCACTCTACTTAAAAAGACAGGATTCTCAGTCGATTGGCATCGTTTGGATGAGTGTTTTTTGACTCGTTCTGAACTGCTCCGTTGGGGACAGTTATATCCAGAATCTAACCCATCAATAAATGAACTGTTGTTTAGTCGTAGAGGATGGCGGATCATATCCGACTTTGTTTTTCGGGGCGGTTTTGACATCCCTCAACTGTTAGTTTCTGCTCGAAGTATAAAATAA
- a CDS encoding methylated-DNA--[protein]-cysteine S-methyltransferase: protein MKLLIDKINSELGTILIVCNGEKLCAVDFADYEQRMVKLLQKRYGNFCFQQVKDPQGYSSRIQAYLKGDRHSLDHIPVSTGGTAFQQQVWLALRTIPWGTTISYGELAAKIAKPTAYRAVGLANSLNPVAIVLPCHRVIGANATLTGYAGGLERKRWLLNHEGLSE from the coding sequence GTGAAATTATTAATTGACAAAATAAATTCAGAACTGGGAACAATTCTCATTGTCTGTAATGGCGAAAAACTTTGCGCTGTGGACTTTGCTGATTATGAGCAACGCATGGTAAAACTCCTGCAAAAGCGCTACGGTAACTTTTGTTTTCAACAAGTAAAAGATCCACAGGGTTATAGTAGCCGGATTCAAGCTTACCTTAAAGGCGATCGCCATAGCTTAGATCATATTCCTGTGAGTACTGGTGGTACTGCCTTTCAGCAACAAGTTTGGCTAGCACTGCGAACTATCCCTTGGGGAACCACAATTTCTTATGGCGAATTGGCTGCAAAAATTGCCAAGCCAACTGCTTATCGTGCTGTCGGCTTGGCAAATTCATTAAATCCAGTAGCGATCGTCCTTCCCTGTCATCGGGTCATTGGTGCAAATGCTACACTCACCGGATACGCAGGGGGACTAGAACGCAAACGTTGGTTGTTAAATCATGAAGGACTAAGTGAATAA
- a CDS encoding permease codes for MNQLNNGFTIFLSLLVEAMPFLLLGVLFSSVLLLFVDERKLVERMPRNPLLGALVGSMIGFVFPVCECGNVPVARRLLMQGVPTPVAIGFLLAAPTINPIVIWATWSAFRDQPEIVVLRVVFSLSIATILGFVFSSQKDLSPIVQPAIARYLKFNPPAKPASKKRGNRYQIEQQATAPSLLQSGTYILGGKAGFSTRIETNLIEANTPNSSTRKPLADKLRLLVDNSIQELRELGAVMIIGSAIAAAIQVLAPRDLILSLGAGPISSIVTMLILAVVVSICSTVDSFFALSFASTFSTGSLLAFLVFGPMIDIKSVGLMLSIFKPRTIFYLFVIAAQLTFLFTLFINLHVL; via the coding sequence ATGAATCAACTGAACAATGGTTTCACGATATTTCTGAGTCTGCTAGTCGAGGCGATGCCGTTTTTGCTTCTAGGGGTTTTATTCTCTAGTGTGCTGCTGCTTTTTGTGGATGAGCGCAAATTAGTAGAAAGAATGCCTAGAAATCCGTTGTTGGGTGCTTTAGTCGGTAGTATGATCGGCTTTGTCTTCCCGGTGTGCGAGTGTGGTAACGTGCCGGTAGCGCGGCGGTTACTGATGCAGGGAGTACCTACGCCTGTGGCAATTGGTTTTTTGCTAGCAGCACCAACAATCAACCCCATCGTCATTTGGGCAACTTGGTCGGCATTTCGAGATCAACCAGAAATAGTAGTTTTAAGAGTGGTATTTTCCCTATCAATCGCCACAATTCTCGGTTTTGTTTTCAGTTCTCAAAAAGACTTGAGTCCCATCGTTCAACCTGCGATCGCTCGTTATCTCAAGTTTAATCCACCAGCGAAACCTGCAAGCAAAAAACGCGGCAACCGTTATCAAATAGAACAACAAGCAACTGCACCCAGTTTATTGCAATCTGGGACTTATATTTTGGGAGGAAAAGCAGGTTTTTCGACACGAATAGAGACTAACTTAATTGAGGCAAATACTCCCAATTCCAGCACTCGTAAACCGCTTGCAGATAAACTGCGTTTATTAGTAGATAACAGCATCCAAGAATTACGAGAATTGGGAGCAGTGATGATTATAGGAAGTGCGATCGCTGCTGCTATTCAAGTGCTAGCTCCCCGTGATTTAATCCTCAGTCTCGGTGCTGGCCCCATTAGCTCAATCGTAACCATGCTGATATTAGCTGTAGTAGTATCAATTTGCTCTACAGTCGATTCATTTTTTGCCTTATCTTTTGCCTCAACGTTTAGCACTGGTTCTCTGTTGGCATTTTTGGTATTCGGCCCAATGATTGACATCAAAAGTGTTGGTTTGATGTTATCGATTTTTAAACCTAGAACTATCTTTTACTTGTTTGTTATAGCAGCCCAATTGACATTTTTGTTCACCCTTTTCATCAACTTACACGTTCTTTAG
- a CDS encoding TIGR03943 family putative permease subunit produces MTNPKPKSIIPNRLISWLDVLAITAWGILLLRYWLTGKLNLLIHPNYFGLVIVTGIILIFVGCLKAQELWRRRQRDIVPNTQHISLFAPGWGSCLLLTAAILGFIITPQVFASDKALQRGVTTDLLGTSRIKPQAFRATVRPEERSLVDWVRTLNVYPEPDSYTGQKVKVQGFVIHPPDLGKKYLFLARFVLSCCAADAYPVGLPVKLEKNQDRYSPDTWLEVEGQMITEEVGGKRQLTIAANSLKKIPQPQNPYSY; encoded by the coding sequence ATGACTAATCCAAAGCCCAAATCTATCATTCCAAATCGGTTAATTTCTTGGCTGGATGTGTTAGCAATTACAGCTTGGGGAATTTTGCTGTTGAGATATTGGTTAACTGGCAAGCTAAACTTACTAATTCACCCAAATTACTTTGGGTTGGTGATAGTTACTGGCATCATCTTAATATTTGTTGGTTGCTTGAAAGCGCAAGAACTTTGGCGAAGACGGCAGCGTGACATTGTGCCAAATACTCAGCATATTAGTTTATTTGCCCCTGGCTGGGGTAGTTGTTTGCTTTTAACCGCAGCGATTTTGGGTTTTATCATTACACCACAAGTTTTTGCCAGCGACAAGGCACTGCAACGGGGTGTGACTACTGATTTATTAGGAACTAGCCGTATTAAACCTCAAGCCTTTCGGGCTACTGTTCGTCCAGAGGAGCGATCGCTTGTAGACTGGGTACGCACACTTAACGTCTATCCAGAACCAGATTCATACACAGGACAAAAAGTCAAAGTACAGGGATTCGTCATTCATCCACCAGATTTAGGCAAAAAATATTTGTTCTTAGCGCGATTTGTTTTATCTTGCTGTGCCGCAGATGCCTACCCTGTGGGATTACCTGTCAAACTAGAAAAAAATCAAGATCGTTATTCTCCAGATACTTGGCTAGAAGTAGAAGGACAAATGATAACAGAAGAAGTGGGAGGTAAACGCCAACTCACCATTGCTGCTAACTCCCTCAAAAAAATTCCTCAACCGCAAAATCCTTATAGCTATTAG
- a CDS encoding DUF1194 domain-containing protein, translating to MDSVASLQSFSDAINATTRPFSGSTAPGSAINFATPRFFDNDFDGTRLVMDVSGDGVQNVGANTAAARDNALASGINAINGLVIGGGTGLFNFYDNNVKGGTDAFVLSANSFEDFANTVEQKIRIEVSNPPEVPQGVPEPTPLIGLLGLGVFGVTTKLKQSQKQSVKC from the coding sequence ATCGATAGTGTAGCGTCATTACAGAGCTTTTCTGACGCTATTAATGCAACCACTCGTCCCTTTAGCGGTAGTACTGCTCCTGGTTCTGCAATTAATTTTGCTACACCTCGCTTCTTCGATAATGACTTTGATGGCACACGCTTAGTCATGGATGTGTCTGGTGATGGTGTTCAAAATGTGGGTGCTAATACAGCAGCTGCAAGAGATAATGCTTTAGCATCGGGTATTAATGCAATCAACGGTTTAGTCATTGGTGGCGGAACTGGACTCTTCAATTTCTATGACAACAACGTGAAGGGCGGTACTGATGCGTTTGTTTTGTCAGCCAATAGCTTTGAAGATTTTGCCAATACAGTTGAACAGAAAATTAGGATAGAGGTTAGTAATCCTCCAGAAGTTCCTCAAGGAGTTCCTGAACCAACTCCTTTAATTGGCTTACTAGGTTTGGGCGTTTTCGGCGTAACTACCAAGCTCAAGCAAAGTCAAAAGCAGTCAGTTAAGTGCTAA